The Deltaproteobacteria bacterium genomic interval TGGGCGCACATCGCGCGGCCCGGCGCGTGGCTCGCGGGCGCGGAGCGCGTCGCGGTCGTTGAGGAGACGCGGCGCGCGCGTTCGTGTGCGCTGTGCGCGCGGCGCAAGGCGGCACTCTCGCCGTACGCCGATGCCGAGCAGCACGCGGCCCGCGCCCCACTCGAGGCGGCGCTGGTCGATGCGATCCATCGCGTGACGACCGACGCGTCTCGGCTCACGAAGAAGTGGTTTGACGGGCTCGCGGCGCAGGGCGTGACGAACGAGCGCTACGTCGAGGCGCTCGGCGTGGCGGTGCTCGCGATTAGCGTCGACGCGTTCCAGCTCGCGATGGGCTTTGCGCTCGAGCCGCTGCCCGCGCCCGAGCGCGGAGACCCGACGCGCGCGCGGCCAGCGGGCCTAACCAGCGGCGAAGCCTGGGTGCCGATGATCGACCCTGCGCAGGCCGGCTCCGCCGAGAGCGACCTCTTCTTCAAGAGAGGCCCGCTGCGCGCGGCCTACGTGATGCGCGCGCTCACGCTCGCGCCGAACGAGGTGCGCGCGTGGATGGAGCTCTCCGCAGCGCAGTACCTCTCGCCCGCGCGCATGACGCGCCTCGACACCGGGCGCGCGATCGATCGCGCGCAAATGGAGCTCGTCGCCGGCCGCGTCTCGGCGCTCAACCACTGCTTCTATTGAACAACCTCGCACGCGCTGATGCTCCGGGCGAGCGTCGAGGCGAATCGAGGTGAAGTCGACCTGCGTGCGATCAGCGAGGGCGCGAAGGACGACTCGGTCGGCGTCGCGCAGGCTGCCGAGCTGACGGCGTTCGCCGAGGCCGCGCTGCGCGGCGACGCCGCTGCGCTCGCGAGCGCGCGCGATGCCCTGCGCGCGAAGGCGGGCAGCGCGCTGGTGGTCGACGCGGCGGGCGTGATCGGGAACTTCGAGCGCATGACGCGCATTGCCGACGGCACGGGTATCCCGCTCGACCCCGCACCGATGCTCGCATCGAGCGACTTCCGCGCCGCGCTCGGCCTCGACGCCTACGCCAGCGCCGCGAACACCGCGCCCGCGCCGTGGTGGCGCCGCGCGATGACACCGCTGCTCGCTCCGGCGGCGAAGAGAGTGATGGCGGGGTTCATGCGGAGGTGAATCACTCCCGATGATTCACCACGCTCCCCGCGCGGAACTGCTGCAGGAACTCGTGCGGGAAGCCGAGCTCGATCTTGCTGGCGTCGTCGAGCCGCTGCTTCACTTCGGGTGATAGGGAGAACTCGAGGCAGCCGAGGTTGTCGTCGAGCTGCGCGCGCGTGCGGGCGCCGACGAGGGGCACGATCACGCCCTGCCCTTGGCGCACCCAGTTGAGCGCTACCTGCGCCGGCGTGCGGCCCAGCTCCTGCGCGACCTTGATCACTTCGCCCGCGATGCCGAGCGCGCGCTCGCTGACGAAGCCGCGCAGCTTCGCGCGGCCCGCTTCGGCGGGGTTGTTGTTGTACTTGCCGGCGAGCACGCCGGAGCCGAGCACGTCCCAGGGCGTGATCGTCAGGTCCATCGCTTTCGCCATTGGGAGCAGCTCGCGCTCGACGGCGCGGTCGAGCAGCGAGTAGCGGATCTGCAGGCCCACGAACGCGCTCCAGCCGCGCAGCTCCGCGAGGGTGTTCGCGCGCGCCACCTCCCACGCGGGCGTGTCGGAGACGCCGACGTACAGCACCTTGCCCTGGCGCACGAGGTCGTCGAGCGCGCGCATCACTTCCTCGATCGGCGTGGTGAAGTCGCGCGCGTGCACCCAGTAGAGATCGATGTAGTCCGTGCGCAGGCGCGAAAGGCTCGCGTGCACCGAGTCCATCATGTTCTTGCGGTTGTTGCCCGCCGCGTTCACGTCGCGCGAGCGCGTCGCGCCCGTGTACTTCGTCGCGAGCACGATGCGCTCGCGGTCGCCCGCGAGGAACTCGCCGAGGAACGTCTCGCTCGTGCCGCCGCTGTAGATGTTCGCGGTGTCGATGAAATTGCCGCCGGCCTCGCGGAAGCCGTCGTAGACGCTGCGGCTCTCGGCCTTGTCCGCGCCCCAGCCTTGAGTGCCGAACGTCATCGCCCCGAGCGCGAGCTCCGACACGCGCAGGCCGCTGTTGCCCATGAGTCGGTACTTCATCGGGAATCTCCTGAGTCGCGCTCTGCGCGCGGGTTGCGGATGCGGCCCTTCGCCAGCTCCAGCGCCTGCAGCAACTTGTTACGGATCTCGCGCGGATCGATCACGTCGTCGGTGCCGAGCGTCGACGCCATGCGCCACGCGCCGGCCTTCTGCTCCGCTTCGACGCGCGCTTGCTCCTCGGCGCTCAGCTTCGCGCTCTGGCCGCCGGGGCCGGCGGGCATCGAGCTCATCGTGAGGTTCGGAAACGAGACCTGCAGCGTCTGATGGTCGAACGGGTTGTGCGCCATCGTGGTCGAGCCGAAGCCGAACGCTTTGCGGAACGTGACGTGGATCTTCGGCACGCGGAGGCGGCGCTCGGCGCGGAACATCTTGCCCGCCCACTTGAGGATGCCCTCGCGCTCCGCCTTCGTTCCCGCCATCACGCCGGGGTTGTCGGCGAGGAAGATCACCGGGACGTTGAAGCGGCCCGCCGTCTCGAGGAAGTCCATCGCCTTGATCGCGGCGGCGCTGTCGACGGAGCCGGAGCGTACCCACGGGTCGTTCGCGACGAGCGCGCAGGACTGCCCGCCGACGAACGCGAAGCCGACGATCAGAGACGCGCCGTAGGCCGGCTGCACCTCGAAGAAGCTGCCGCGGTCGACGACGCGCTCGATGACGCGGTGCATCTTGTACGGCTTGCGATCGCTCGGCGGAATCAGGTCGAGCATGTCGTCGACGAGGCGCGGCCCGGTGTCGGGCCCTTCGCGGTGCGGCGCGGCGCCATGACAATTCGACGGCAGATACGAGAGATATCTGCGCGCGAGCGCGACGGCCTCCGCGTCGTTCTTCGCCACGTTGTGCACGGTGCCGGCGATCTCGGCGCAAACTTTCGGGCCGCCGAGCTGCTCCTTCGTCACGTCCTCGCCGAGCGCGGCCTTCACGAGCGGCGGCCCGCCGGTGAACATCGCGCCGGCCTCACTCATGATCGTGAAGTCGCTGAGCGGCGACGTGAGCGCCCCGTGCCCCGCGCTCGCGCCGAGCACGAGGCACACCATCGGCACGCGCCCTGACAAGTCCGCGAGCGCGAGCAGATCGTTCGGCGCGCGGCCGTGTCCCCCGGTGTCGGTGAGGCGATGGCCGGCGCCGTCGAGCATGAACACGAGCGGCACGCGCTCTTGGTGCGCGAGGTCGACGGCGCGGTAGCGCTTCGCTGCGGAGCCGGGACCGATCGAGCCGCCCAGCACGGTGAAGTCTTCGGCGGCGCCGACGACGCTGCGGCCATCGACCTTGCCGAAGCCGGCGACGAGCGCGTCCGCGGGCGCCCCGGTGCCGCCGGTGAGCCCGCCGAACTCGACGAAGGTGCCCGCGTCGAAGAGCGCGGCGAGGCGCGCGCGCGCGTCGAGCTTCCCGCGCGCGGTCATCAGGCGCGCGACGCGCTCGTCGCCGCCCATGCCGCGCGAGATCGCGCGGCGGCGCTCCAGCTCGTCGAGGATCGGCTGCCAGTCGTCGCGATTGCTCATAGGCGCGCGACGGTAAGCCGGGGGGCGGGCGGGTGGAAGCACTGCTCCTACGCGCTCTCCGCCGTCGCCTCCACCAGCGTGCTCAGCACGACGCGCGCTTTCTCGCCGCGCGCGTGGTGGGTGCGCTCGATCTCCGCGCCGGCTTTGAGCATGCGCTCGAGCGCCCTCCGCGCGGCGAGCGTGGCTTCGGAGAATCGCAAGATCAGCCCGCGCGGGCCTTCATCGCGGGCGACTTCGGCGTCGAGCAGAACCGGCGGCTCGCCGCCGGGCGGTCGCAGCGCGAGCCGCAGCCTCGAGCCGACGCGGACGCGCGGGTGCGGCTCGACGCGCATCCCGCGCAGCGAGAGATCGGTGCCGAACAGCACGTCGTTCGCGACGCCGCTCTTCTCATCGAGCGCGAGCACTTGCTGCGCGTAGCGCACGCGCGCACTGCGGCGCCGATCCTTCAGCGCGGCCGGCGCGCCGAGAGCGCCCGGCGTGCACGGCACCCGTGCGAGCGGGCCGGTCGCTGCGAGCACTCCGAGCAGAGCCGCCAGGCGCTTGCGTTTGCGCGCCGAGAGCGCCTCCCAGCGCACGCCGGCGACACAGTCCTCGCCCGCCGACTCGCTGCGCTCGATCGCTCCCACGAGTGTGAGCGCGCTTCCGCCGCTGTACTTGCTCGGCACGCGCACCACGATCCGCGCCGCCGGCGCGAGCGGCCGCGCGAGCTGCACGCGCGCACCCGTCGCGGACAGCTCGAGCACGAAGGCGCGCACGGGGCGGATGCCGTGCCACACGCGCGCGGGCGCGCCGAACGCGCGGCGCGGGTGCTTGCGACGCTCGCGCTGGCGATACAGCAGCGAGGCGAGCAGCAGGCGCTGCGTCTCCGGGTGTGCGCTGCGGCGCAGCACCCACTCGTAGCCCTGACGTCGAAGCTGCGTGTGAAGGGTTTGCGCATCGGAGTCGCTCACCGCGAGGCCGATCGCGCCGCGCGCGAGCACGGCCTCGTCGAGGGGCACCGCGAGGGCGACGCGCGCGGACACGATCACGAGTCGCGGCGCTTCGGCCCACGCGATCGGCTCCACCTGCGAGCCCCAGCGCAGCCGCAGCACGCTCGCGCCGAGAGACTGCGCGAGCTGCGCGATGCCGCCGAGGTCGCCTTCGTCGATCAGCGCGACATCGGCGCGCACCGCCTGCGGAGCGAGGTCAATCACCTCCTCGCGCGGGGAGGGTTCAGCGAGCGCGATCTCGCCGTGCGTGAACGGCTCCGCGGCTTCTGTGCCTTCACTCGGAGTCGGCGGCGGCGCATCGGGCTCCGGAGTCGCCTCCGCTGCCTCGCTCGACGGAATGGAGCTGGGCGATTCGGCGTTCGCCTCGCTGCATCCCGGATCCTCGGTCACGAACTCGATGCGGTCGGACCAGTCCGCGCTCAGAAACGCCGGCGGCTCGATCCATTCGAGCCCGACGCCCGCGCGAGACGAGGCGACCCGTTTGCGCGCCACGCGCGCCCGCGCCAGCTGCGGCGCAAACGTCACGTCGGCGAACCGAATCGCGACCTCCTCGCCGACCGGAATGCGCGAATTGAGCTGCACGAAGGCGCCGGACGCGGAGGCATCGACCAGGATCCCGCGCACGGTCCGATCGCCGTGAACGACTTCGCAGGGAAGCCGCTGCCGTTCGCGAGGTGCGCTGCGCCGTTCCATCCCCCGTCGAATCGACCTCTCCAGCGGCGCGCTTGATCGCTTGCCCCGTGTGGCGTCCGCTGCGATAAACGCCGTCGCTCGGGGAGGGCGTGGTGCGACAGACCGTTCGTTTCGCCGCGTGCGCGCTCGTGCTCGTCGCGTTGCTCGCCCCGGCACACGCCGAGAGCGCGCGCGATCCGAGCGTGCTTACGCCTGAAGAGATCGAGGCCGAGCTGCAGCGCGAGACGGAGCGCGAGCATCAGCTGTTCGGCCTCGCGCGCGCGCGGGTGTCCTATCCGCAGCTCGCGTCGGTCGGCCTGGGCATGCTGATCGGCAAGCGTTCGCGCGCCTACGACTGCACGATTCAGTGCGAGGTCGACGGCTGGCTCGCGAGCGCCGAGGCGGGCGCGGGCGGGGCCGTGTTCAGCCTCGGGCCCGCGTACCTGATCGGCGAGCTTGGGGACAACAAGTACTTCCTCTCGCGCCGCTACATGGGCTATTCCGTGCGCGGCTCGGTAATGCGCACCTGGGGTGAGACCCCGCGGCGCGCGGATCGCGAGTGGCTGGCGGGGGTCGAGGGCCAGTTCACCGTGGTGAGCCTGAATCTCACCCTCGGCTTCTACCGTCGCATCACGGATCACCGGGAAGGATCGCCTTGGCTCGTGTCGGGGGGCATCGGATGGGGCTTCTGACGCGCGCACTCTGCGCGGCGCTCGCGCTGTCCGTCGCGTCCTCGGCCGGCGCGCTCGAGACGGATCAGTACTACGCGTGGCGCCGCCCGATGGCGGACTCGGGCGACGCGCTCAACGCGAAGATCAACTTCGAGATCCGCACGGCGCTCGCGGAGATCAACGCCAAGGACCACGGGCGCGGCGCGAGCTGCCGCGACGTCGTCGACGCGATTCACGACCGCTACGCGCTCTTCATCTTCCAGACGATCGAGCTGTGGGCGCAGCTAACGGCGGTGCTGTCGCGAGTTCCCGCGACGAAGGAAGAAGAGTTCGACTACCGGAAGAACTGGATCTACGGCGGCCTGCCTTGGTACGACCTCGGTCTGACCGTGCCACCGAGCCCGACGCTCGAGGTCGACGGCATCCGCTTCGGCACGGACAAGATCTCCCACTTCTTCAGCGAGGGGCACTACTACCTCGAGTGGTACGAAGGCGCGCGCGAGCGCGGGCTCTCGCACGACGACGCGCTCCGGTTCGCGATCGACCGCGGCATCACGATCGAGACGACGGTGCTCGGCGGCGTGATCTCGGGCGTGATCTCGCCCGGCGACCTCGAGGCGAACTACGTGGGAGTGCACTGGTACATCGACCTGTGCGAGGGCACGCCGCCGCTCCTGCAGCGCACCGATGCGGGCTGGACGATGCCGGTGCCCTTCGACCTGCGGCCCTTTCTCTCGCCCGAGTGGGACGAGTCGTACTCCCCGAACGTGGTCCTCGACGGGCGCTGGGTGAACGTGAAGCCGGCGATCGTGCGCCACTGCGCGGACCTCGAAGATCCGGTCGTGCAGGCCCGCCGCGCCGCCTACGCCGCGCGCGACACGGAGACCTATACGGAGAAGGTGCTCGCCGAGATGGTTCAGGCGGGGCGGCTGAAGAATCCGCAGGACTACGGCGTCGAGCGTTTGTGCAACGTCGCCGCAGCTCCCCCCGAGACCGCCAGCAACGCCCCGGCAACTCCCGGCGCAGGTCGCTGACGCGCCGGACTAAAGAAACTAGTGGCGCCTGGCCGATGACGAGGCCAAGCTCCGCCCCGCTCAACCGCCCGGGGAGGCCTATGAAACGCGTCCTTGCGATCGCAGCGATGCTCGCCCTCGCGGGCTGCTCGCATTGGTCGCACGGCACGAAGGATCGCCAGGACTGGTACGGCGACTTCCACGAGTGCTCCGAGGGCGCGAGCCAGATCGCCGACTACGCGAACGGCTACGTGCGCGGCGGCGTCGGGATCGAGTTCCGCGTCTACCCGAAGGTGCGCCCCACCCTGTTCCGGCCCTTCGGCAAGCGCATCCGCGAGAACTGCATGGTCGAGCGCGGCTGGACGCGGCGCGAGGCGGACGACGCGAAGTAGCTCGGATGGTTCTGGCTCAGGGCTTCGTCGTCCGTTCCTGCTGAGTGTTTTTCGCTTCAGCAGGTGTGCGCGCCGTCCGAAATGGGCTCCAACCTAAAACCCAGCGCCAACCGCCCGGCGGCAACCGGCGCCCACGGAGCCCCCCAATGAAGAAGCTCGCGCTGTCCTTTGCGTTCTGCCTCGTCGCCCTTCCGTGCCTCGCGTCGAGCGACGCACCGATGCAGAAGGCGGTCCGGACATCGGACCTGAACCTCGAGAGCCAAGCTGGCGTGGACGCCCTCTATCGCCGGCTCGAGAGCGCCGCGCGCTCGGTGTGCAGCCCCGCCGAGGGTCGCTCGCTCGCGGAGAAGGCGCAGTGGAAGCAGTGCATGAGCCAGACCATGGACAGCACCGTCGCGTCGGTCGATCACGACGGACTCTCGCGCCTCCACGCGTCGAAGGCCGGCGCCCCGACGAGCGTCGCGCGCCACTAAAGGCGCGAACGCAGGGCCGCGCGAAACCGCTCAGGAGCGTCCCGCAGCTCACCGCTGCGGGCGCTCCCGAGCCGACGCGCACGGTTCGCGTGGGCGGTGGGCGAGCGCGTACGGCGCCCGTCAGTCCCGCGGCCGCGCGCGCCAGGCTTATTCGGCCACGCGCACGATCTTCAGCGTGTTCGTGCCGCCGGGCTGGCCCATCGGCTCGCCCACGGTGAGCACGATCAGGTCGCCGCGCTTCACCGCGCCCTGCTCGAGCAGGATGCGCTCCGCAGCGCGCAGCGCGCCCTCGCGATCGTTCGTGCGCCCCATGTAGACGGGGTGCACGTTGCGGTAGAGCGAGAGCCGCCGCTGCGTCGCCTCGCTCGGGGTGAGCGCGTAGATCGGGATGTCGACGTCGTGGCGGCTCATCCACAGCGTGGTCGTGCCCGACTCGGTGAGCGTGCAGATCGCGGCGCAGCGCAGGTGGTACGCGATGAAGAGCGCGCCGTAGGCGATCGACTGGTTCACGCGTGAGAAGGTCTGGTTGAGGAACTGAAGGTCGAGCTCGACCTGCTCCGAGCGGTCCGCCTCTGCGACGACCGCAGCCGTCGCCTCCACCGTCTCCACCGGGTACCGCCCCACCGCCGTCTCGGCGGAGAGCATCACGGCGTCGGTTCCGTCGAGCACCGCGTTCGCGACGTCGCTCACCTCGGCGCGCGTCGGCACCGAGTTCTGAATCATCGACTCCATCATCTGCGTCGCGGTGATGACGAGCTTGTTCGCCTTGCGCGCCGCCGAAATGATGCGCTTCTGCAGCGCCGGCACGCGCGCATTGCCGACCTCCACCGCGAGATCGCCGCGCGCCACCATCACGCCGTCGGCCGCAGCGAGAATCTGATCCAGAGCCGGAATCGCCTCTGCGCGCTCGATCTTGGCGATGATCAGCGGCTCCGCGCCGTGCGCCGCGCCCGCGCGCGCGGCGAGCTTGCGCGCGCGCTCGACGTCGGCCCGACTCTTCACGAACGAGACGGCGATGAAGTCCGCGCCGCACGCCATCGCGATCTCGATGTCGCGCGCGTCCTTCTCCGTGAGCGCGTTCGCGGAGAGCCCACCGCCCTGCTTGTTGATGCCCTTCTTGTCCGCGAGCTCGCCGCCGGTGCGCACCACGGTGTGGATCTCGGGGCCGGTCACGCGCTCGACGTCGAGCACGATCATCCCGTCGTTGAGCAGCAGGGTGTCGCCCGCCTTTACGTCGCGCGGCAGGTCCTGAAAGTCGATGCCCACGCGCCGCGCGTCGCCGAGCGTGCAGGTCGCGTCGAGGATGAAGTGCGCGCCCGCCTCGAGCTGCACCACGCCGCCCGCGAAACGGCCGACGCGAATCTTCGGGCCTTGCAGGTCGACGAGAATCCCGACCTCGCGCCGCGCTCGCTTCGCCGCCTCGCGCACCACCTTCGCGCGCGCCAGCCGGTCCGCCTCGTCGCCGCCGTGCGAAAAGTTGAAGCGCACGACGTCGACGCCCGCTTCGATCATGCGCTGCATCACGGCGAGATCGCTCGATGCGGGCCCCTGAGTCGCGACGATCTTCGTGCTACGCGGCAAGCGCTGTCCCCCTGCGCAGGAGTTAGCGACTCATCGCCGCAGCGCTGCCGCAACTTCAGGGAAGCGCGCTACCTCCGCGGCGGAGGAAGCCTCCATGCGCACGCTCGTCCTCGGCGGGAACCGTTACATCGGTCTGCATCTCGTGTTCGAGCTTGCACGGCGCGGGCACGAAGTGACGCTGATGAACTCGCACGAAGCGCCGATGCCGCCCGGTGCGAAGCGCCTCCACGGCGACCGCCAGCAGCCCGGCGTGCTCGAAGCCGTGCTCGGCCCGCACCGCGATGCGTTCGACGCGGTGTTCGACAACACGTCGTACACGCCGAAGGACGTGCGTCCG includes:
- a CDS encoding PilZ domain-containing protein: MERRSAPRERQRLPCEVVHGDRTVRGILVDASASGAFVQLNSRIPVGEEVAIRFADVTFAPQLARARVARKRVASSRAGVGLEWIEPPAFLSADWSDRIEFVTEDPGCSEANAESPSSIPSSEAAEATPEPDAPPPTPSEGTEAAEPFTHGEIALAEPSPREEVIDLAPQAVRADVALIDEGDLGGIAQLAQSLGASVLRLRWGSQVEPIAWAEAPRLVIVSARVALAVPLDEAVLARGAIGLAVSDSDAQTLHTQLRRQGYEWVLRRSAHPETQRLLLASLLYRQRERRKHPRRAFGAPARVWHGIRPVRAFVLELSATGARVQLARPLAPAARIVVRVPSKYSGGSALTLVGAIERSESAGEDCVAGVRWEALSARKRKRLAALLGVLAATGPLARVPCTPGALGAPAALKDRRRSARVRYAQQVLALDEKSGVANDVLFGTDLSLRGMRVEPHPRVRVGSRLRLALRPPGGEPPVLLDAEVARDEGPRGLILRFSEATLAARRALERMLKAGAEIERTHHARGEKARVVLSTLVEATAESA
- a CDS encoding aldo/keto reductase, which codes for MKYRLMGNSGLRVSELALGAMTFGTQGWGADKAESRSVYDGFREAGGNFIDTANIYSGGTSETFLGEFLAGDRERIVLATKYTGATRSRDVNAAGNNRKNMMDSVHASLSRLRTDYIDLYWVHARDFTTPIEEVMRALDDLVRQGKVLYVGVSDTPAWEVARANTLAELRGWSAFVGLQIRYSLLDRAVERELLPMAKAMDLTITPWDVLGSGVLAGKYNNNPAEAGRAKLRGFVSERALGIAGEVIKVAQELGRTPAQVALNWVRQGQGVIVPLVGARTRAQLDDNLGCLEFSLSPEVKQRLDDASKIELGFPHEFLQQFRAGSVVNHRE
- the pyk gene encoding pyruvate kinase; its protein translation is MPRSTKIVATQGPASSDLAVMQRMIEAGVDVVRFNFSHGGDEADRLARAKVVREAAKRARREVGILVDLQGPKIRVGRFAGGVVQLEAGAHFILDATCTLGDARRVGIDFQDLPRDVKAGDTLLLNDGMIVLDVERVTGPEIHTVVRTGGELADKKGINKQGGGLSANALTEKDARDIEIAMACGADFIAVSFVKSRADVERARKLAARAGAAHGAEPLIIAKIERAEAIPALDQILAAADGVMVARGDLAVEVGNARVPALQKRIISAARKANKLVITATQMMESMIQNSVPTRAEVSDVANAVLDGTDAVMLSAETAVGRYPVETVEATAAVVAEADRSEQVELDLQFLNQTFSRVNQSIAYGALFIAYHLRCAAICTLTESGTTTLWMSRHDVDIPIYALTPSEATQRRLSLYRNVHPVYMGRTNDREGALRAAERILLEQGAVKRGDLIVLTVGEPMGQPGGTNTLKIVRVAE
- a CDS encoding acetyl-CoA carboxylase carboxyltransferase subunit, producing the protein MGGDERVARLMTARGKLDARARLAALFDAGTFVEFGGLTGGTGAPADALVAGFGKVDGRSVVGAAEDFTVLGGSIGPGSAAKRYRAVDLAHQERVPLVFMLDGAGHRLTDTGGHGRAPNDLLALADLSGRVPMVCLVLGASAGHGALTSPLSDFTIMSEAGAMFTGGPPLVKAALGEDVTKEQLGGPKVCAEIAGTVHNVAKNDAEAVALARRYLSYLPSNCHGAAPHREGPDTGPRLVDDMLDLIPPSDRKPYKMHRVIERVVDRGSFFEVQPAYGASLIVGFAFVGGQSCALVANDPWVRSGSVDSAAAIKAMDFLETAGRFNVPVIFLADNPGVMAGTKAEREGILKWAGKMFRAERRLRVPKIHVTFRKAFGFGSTTMAHNPFDHQTLQVSFPNLTMSSMPAGPGGQSAKLSAEEQARVEAEQKAGAWRMASTLGTDDVIDPREIRNKLLQALELAKGRIRNPRAERDSGDSR
- a CDS encoding UrcA family protein, whose product is MKKLALSFAFCLVALPCLASSDAPMQKAVRTSDLNLESQAGVDALYRRLESAARSVCSPAEGRSLAEKAQWKQCMSQTMDSTVASVDHDGLSRLHASKAGAPTSVARH